In one window of Meiothermus sp. DNA:
- a CDS encoding site-specific integrase, with amino-acid sequence MPRRGKGEGSIFQRKDGRWAAFVTVGYGPDGKQQKRWVYGRTRREVAERLARLLPKAGYGVIQLSRLRLGEWLERWADERIRSKGLRMSTQNKYRDYQRMLSPLANTPLTRLSPLAIGARFAELAELSPSSRRHLYQFLRAALRDAVRLGLLEANPIEAVDPPAGGVVRPARAWNREQTAAFLEVARSHRLYPMFYLMLTTGIRIGEAMVLCWEDWQGERLYIRHTLTKDGTLGPTKTLGSSAPIYLDPATQELLQQHQGY; translated from the coding sequence ATGCCCCGACGCGGCAAAGGCGAAGGCTCCATCTTCCAGCGCAAGGACGGGCGTTGGGCGGCCTTTGTCACGGTGGGCTATGGCCCGGATGGAAAGCAGCAAAAGCGCTGGGTGTACGGGCGTACCCGGCGGGAAGTAGCCGAGCGGCTAGCCCGGCTGCTGCCCAAAGCGGGCTATGGCGTAATCCAGCTTAGCCGGTTGCGGCTGGGGGAATGGCTCGAGCGGTGGGCTGATGAGCGCATCCGATCCAAGGGGTTGCGGATGTCAACCCAAAACAAATATCGGGACTATCAACGGATGCTGTCGCCTTTGGCAAATACCCCCCTGACCCGGCTATCGCCTCTGGCTATCGGGGCCCGCTTTGCCGAACTGGCGGAGTTGTCGCCCTCGAGCCGTCGCCACTTGTACCAATTCCTCCGCGCGGCCCTACGGGATGCAGTGCGGCTAGGGCTGCTCGAGGCCAACCCCATCGAGGCAGTGGACCCCCCGGCGGGGGGAGTGGTGCGGCCCGCTCGAGCCTGGAACCGGGAGCAGACGGCGGCATTCCTCGAGGTCGCCCGGTCGCACCGGTTGTACCCGATGTTTTATTTGATGCTCACCACCGGCATCCGCATAGGGGAGGCCATGGTCTTGTGCTGGGAAGACTGGCAGGGCGAGCGGCTATACATTCGTCATACGCTCACCAAGGATGGCACCCTGGGGCCTACCAAAACGCTGGGCTCGAGCGCTCCTATTTACCTGGACCCCGCGACGCAAGAGTTGTTACAGCAGCACCAGGGCTACTAG
- the hemG gene encoding protoporphyrinogen oxidase, whose translation MMRLAIVGGGAAGLSAAYYARQAAPDLEITLLEADTRLGGKITTVLEGGFVLEGGPDAVVRYKPWALALMQDLGLEADLVSTLPARPSALIHNGREALPIPPGLQMVVPGDLGALARSPLLSPFGKARAALDLLIPKGPSHDEAFGRFIKRRLGRQVWERLVAPLSGGIYGGDPAELSTLAAFPQLKALEQEHGSLIRGAMAQRKKRGTREAGQLFASLKSGLGGLVEALQARLEGVHIRLGASVTGLERAHTWRIHTPEGTLEAEALVLTTPAGVTGSLLETLHPEAAAALRQIPYGESATVSLAFDKKQIPPRVGHGLLMAANQGFAARGFTWTDQKWSGRAPEGLALVRAYFSGISVPEPELIRLALQDLHRLWGKAPHPLHTWVFRWPEGLPRYTLGHQARVERALRAEELPGLFLAGAAYYGVGLPEVIRMGQSAAHKAVGFLQGISRVQVPI comes from the coding sequence TTGATGCGGCTGGCAATTGTAGGCGGTGGGGCTGCGGGCCTGTCGGCGGCCTATTATGCGCGGCAGGCCGCCCCCGACCTCGAGATTACCCTGCTCGAGGCCGATACCCGCCTGGGCGGCAAGATTACTACCGTGCTAGAAGGCGGCTTTGTGCTGGAGGGAGGCCCCGATGCGGTGGTGCGCTACAAGCCCTGGGCCCTAGCGCTGATGCAAGACCTGGGCCTGGAAGCCGACCTGGTCAGTACCCTTCCGGCCCGCCCTTCGGCCCTGATCCACAATGGACGCGAGGCCCTACCGATTCCCCCTGGATTGCAGATGGTGGTACCGGGCGACCTGGGCGCCTTGGCCCGCAGCCCCCTTCTGAGCCCCTTCGGCAAGGCACGAGCTGCTTTGGACTTGCTCATACCTAAAGGCCCCTCGCACGACGAAGCATTTGGTCGCTTCATCAAACGCAGGCTGGGGCGGCAGGTTTGGGAACGCCTGGTGGCCCCTTTGTCGGGGGGCATCTACGGCGGCGATCCGGCCGAGCTTTCTACCCTGGCCGCTTTCCCGCAGCTCAAGGCGCTAGAGCAAGAGCATGGCAGCCTCATCCGAGGCGCCATGGCCCAGCGCAAAAAGCGCGGTACCCGCGAAGCCGGACAACTCTTTGCCTCGCTCAAAAGCGGTCTGGGCGGCCTGGTTGAGGCCCTGCAGGCCCGCCTGGAGGGGGTGCACATTCGCCTGGGGGCCAGCGTAACCGGCCTCGAGCGCGCCCACACCTGGCGCATTCACACGCCCGAAGGCACGCTTGAGGCCGAGGCCCTGGTGCTCACCACCCCAGCAGGGGTCACGGGAAGCCTGCTCGAGACCCTGCACCCCGAAGCAGCCGCCGCACTGCGGCAAATCCCTTACGGCGAATCGGCGACCGTTAGTCTGGCTTTCGATAAAAAGCAAATTCCCCCCAGGGTCGGCCACGGGCTCCTGATGGCCGCGAACCAAGGTTTTGCGGCCCGCGGGTTTACCTGGACCGACCAGAAGTGGTCGGGCCGCGCCCCTGAAGGGCTGGCCCTGGTACGGGCCTACTTTTCTGGCATCAGCGTCCCGGAACCCGAGCTCATCCGGCTGGCCCTGCAAGACCTGCACAGGCTGTGGGGAAAAGCGCCCCATCCGCTGCACACCTGGGTTTTTCGTTGGCCAGAGGGCCTGCCGCGCTATACGCTGGGACATCAGGCCCGGGTCGAGAGGGCCCTGCGAGCCGAAGAACTGCCCGGCCTCTTCCTGGCGGGTGCAGCCTACTACGGGGTCGGACTGCCGGAGGTGATCCGCATGGGCCAGTCTGCCGCACATAAAGCTGTTGGTTTTTTGCAAGGAATTAGTCGGGTGCAGGTGCCCATCTAG
- the hemH gene encoding ferrochelatase, protein MNVLLMAYGTPYRPEEIEPYYTDIRRGRPPSPELLAELAERYDLIGRSPLSEITYAQAVRLEAALNATLPLYSKPFQSSPGPRVQGPARVYLGTKHWHPFIAEAVQAMAQDGVRQAVGIVAAPHFSSRSIAEYREKVEHALAELGHPFTFSLVEAYPDHPGYIQAVSGRVSEQIWRLREPGRALFLFTAHSIPEKSAQDGIYQAQVRTTAERVAESLGLAHWDVAWQSAGRTPEPWIGPDINERLEAAAAQGYGEVVVTAVGFPSDHLEVFYDLDYEAQNTATRLGLRLLRTRSLNADPDYIEVLRDLVLAAWARLPQAQVV, encoded by the coding sequence ATGAACGTACTCCTGATGGCCTACGGCACCCCTTACCGACCGGAAGAAATCGAACCTTACTACACAGACATAAGGCGCGGGCGCCCACCCAGCCCAGAGCTACTGGCCGAACTGGCCGAGCGCTATGACCTGATTGGGCGTAGCCCCCTCAGCGAGATTACCTACGCCCAGGCGGTGCGCCTCGAGGCCGCGCTGAACGCTACCCTTCCTTTGTATTCAAAGCCCTTTCAAAGCTCCCCTGGGCCCCGGGTCCAGGGCCCCGCACGGGTTTACCTGGGTACCAAGCACTGGCACCCGTTCATCGCCGAAGCCGTGCAGGCTATGGCCCAGGATGGAGTTCGGCAGGCCGTAGGCATTGTGGCCGCACCGCACTTTTCTTCGCGTAGCATCGCTGAGTACCGCGAGAAGGTCGAGCACGCCCTGGCCGAGCTGGGGCATCCCTTTACCTTTAGCCTGGTCGAAGCCTACCCCGACCATCCGGGCTATATTCAGGCCGTATCCGGGCGGGTCAGCGAGCAGATCTGGCGTTTGCGCGAGCCGGGGCGGGCTCTTTTCCTCTTCACCGCCCACTCGATTCCGGAAAAATCGGCCCAGGATGGCATCTATCAAGCCCAGGTGCGCACCACCGCCGAACGGGTGGCCGAGTCGCTGGGACTAGCCCACTGGGACGTCGCCTGGCAGTCGGCGGGTCGTACCCCCGAGCCCTGGATTGGCCCTGACATCAACGAGCGCCTCGAGGCCGCCGCAGCCCAGGGCTATGGCGAGGTGGTGGTAACGGCCGTGGGCTTTCCTTCAGATCACCTCGAGGTCTTCTACGACCTCGACTACGAAGCCCAAAACACCGCAACCCGCCTGGGCTTGCGTCTCTTGCGTACCAGAAGCCTCAACGCCGATCCCGACTACATCGAGGTGCTGCGGGATCTGGTGCTTGCTGCCTGGGCCCGGCTTCCCCAGGCGCAGGTGGTTTGA
- a CDS encoding tyrosine-type recombinase/integrase produces the protein MIFPSEAGTPLSYRNVKRTFRGLIDNAGLPRIGLHGLRHTYTSLALQAVLSPKQVADRLRHKGSHAYAADLSAPARGRAASGCSWP, from the coding sequence TTGATCTTCCCGTCAGAGGCCGGTACCCCGCTTTCCTACCGAAACGTCAAGCGGACTTTTCGTGGGCTGATCGATAACGCAGGACTGCCCCGGATCGGCTTGCACGGGCTCCGGCACACGTATACTTCGCTGGCGTTGCAGGCTGTCCTGAGCCCCAAACAAGTTGCGGATCGTCTACGCCACAAAGGATCCCACGCTTACGCTGCGGATTTATCAGCACCTGCAAGAGGAAGAGCGGCGTCAGGCTGCTCTTGGCCTTGA